A DNA window from Gigantopelta aegis isolate Gae_Host chromosome 4, Gae_host_genome, whole genome shotgun sequence contains the following coding sequences:
- the LOC121370200 gene encoding mucin-2-like, producing the protein MKRNIVTCCLRSVSLPYLNTLTPTSQPSPLPHNPHPYLYVFTYTSPLPHNPHPYFHVFTYTSLLHHNPHPYLTTLTPTPQPSPLLPRLHIYLTRTSQPSPILPHLIYLTHTSQPSPLLPRLHIYLIPTSQPSPLLDNLTPTSTSPHIPHPYLTTLTPTSTSSHIPHPYLATLTPTSTSPHIPHPYLTTLTPTSTSSHIPHSYLTTLTPTFTSSHIPHPYLTTLTPTFTSSHIPHPYLTILTLPHKPHPYFHVFTYTSSLLHNPHNPHPTSQPSPLLPRLLIYLTPTSQPSPLPHEPHPYLHLTSLIPTSQPSPLPHNPHPYFHVVSYTSPLPHNPHPYFHISSYTSPLAHNPHPYYHVFTYTSPLPHNPHPYLTTLTPTSKSSHIPHPYLTILTPTSTSPHIPHPYFTTLTLTFTSSQIPHPYLTTLTPTFTSSHISHPYLTILTSTSQPSPLLPRLHIYLTPTSQPSPLPHNPHPKLTTLTPTSQPSPQPHNPHPYLHVFTSTSPLPHNPHPYLHVFTNTSALPHNPHPYLATLTPTLTSSHIPHNHHLYFTTLTPNSQPSPLTHNPHPYFHVFTHTSPLPHNPHPYLTTLTPTSTSSHIPHPYLTILTPTSQPSPLPHNPHPYLDVFTYTSPLPHNPHPYLTTLTPTSTS; encoded by the exons ACGCAGTGTTTCACTACCCTATCTAAACACCCTCACCCCTACCTCACAACCCTCACCCCTACCTCACAACCCTCACCCCTACCTCTACGTATTCACATATACCTCACCCCTACCTCACAACCCTCACCCCTACTTCCACGTCTTCACATATACCTCACTCCTACACCACAACCCTCACCCCTACCTCACAACCCTCACCCCTACCCCACAACCCTCACCCCTACTTCCACGTCTGCACATATACCTCACCCGTACCTCACAACCCTCACCCATACTTCCACATCTCATATACCTCACCCATACTTCACAACCCTCACCCCTACTTCCACGTCTTCACATATACCTCATCCCTACCTCACAACCCTCACCCCTACTTGACAACCTCACCCCTACCTCCACGTCTCCACATATACCTCACCCCTACCTCACAACCCTCACCCCTACTTCCACGTCTTCACATATACCTCACCCCTACCTCGCAACCCTCACCCCTACTTCCACATCTCCTCATATACCTCACCCATACCTCACAACCCTCACCCCTACTTCCACGTCTTCACATATACCTCACTCCTACCTCACAACCCTCACCCCTACCTTCACGTCTTCACATATACCTCACCCCTACCTCACAACCCTCACCCCTACCTTCACGTCTTCACATATACCTCACCCCTACCTCACAATCCTCACCCTACCCCACAAGCCTCACCCCTACTTCCACGTCTTCACATATACCTCATCCCTACTTCACAATCCTCACAACCCTCACCCTACCTCACAACCCTCACCCCTACTTCCACGTCTTCTCATATACCTCACCCCTACCTCACAACCCTCACCCCTACCTCACGAACCTCACCCCTACCTCCAC CTCACAAGCCTCATCCCTACTTCACAACCCTCACCCCTACCTCACAACCCTCACCCCTACTTCCACGTCGTCTCATATACCTCACCCCTACCTCACAATCCTCACCCCTACTTCCACATCTCCTCATATACCTCACCCCTAGCTCACAACCCTCATCCCTACTACCACGTCTTCACATATACCTCACCCCTACCTCACAACCCTCACCCCTACCTCACAACCCTCACCCCTACTTCCAAGTCTTCTCATATACCTCACCCCTACCTCACAATCCTCACCCCTACTTCCACGTCTCCACATATACCTCACCCCTACTTCACAACCCTCACCCTTACTTTCACGTCTTCACAAATACCTCACCCCTACCTCACAACCCTCACCCCTACCTTCACGTCTTCACATATATCTCACCCCTACCTCACAATCCTAACCTCTACCTCACAACCCTCACCCCTACTTCCACGTCTCCACATATACCTCACCCCTACCTCACAACCTTCACCCCTACCTCACAACCCTCACCCCAAACTCACAACCCTCACCCCTACATCACAACCCTCACCTCAACCTCACAACCCTCACCCTTACCTTCACGTCTTCACAAGTACCTCACCCCTACCTCACAACCCTCACCCCTACCTTCACGTCTTCACAAATACCTCAGCCCTACCTCACAACCCTCACCCCTACCTCGCAACCCTCACCCCTACCTTAACGTCTTCACATATACCTCACAACCATCACCTCTACTTCACAACCCTCACCCCTAACTCACAACCCTCACCCCTAACTCACAACCCTCACCCCTACTTCCACGTCTTCACACATACCTCACCCCTACCTCACAACCCTCACCCCTACTTGACAACTCTCACCCCTACTTCCACGTCTTCACATATACCTCACCCCTACCTCACAATCCTCACCCCTACCTCACAACCCTCACCCCTACCTCACAACCCTCACCCCTACCTCGACGTTTTCACATATACCTCACCCCTACCTCACAACCCTCACCCCTACCTCACAACCCTCACCCCTACCTCCACGTCTTGA